In Runella sp. SP2, the genomic window ATGAATGCGAGCGCGAAGACGTGCCTATTACTGAACTGGTAGTTGGCTTAAAATGTGGCGGTTCGGATGGTTTCTCGGGAATTTCGGCGAATCCCGTTTTGGGACAAGTATCGGATATTTTGGTGACATTGGGTGGAAAAACCTTGTTGGCCGAGTTTCCAGAATTGCACGGGGTGGAGCAAGAACTCCTCAACCGCTGCGTGACGGAAGAAAAAGCGGCCAAGTTTGAAAAACTCATGCGCGACTATTCGGGCAAAGCCGATGCCGTAGGTTCAGCTTTTGCGTTTAACCCTTCGCCTGGAAACATCAAGGATGGTTTGATTACGGACGCCATCAAATCGGCGGGAGCTGCGAAAAAAGGTGGCTCGGCACCGATTCAGGACGTGACCAACTACACCGAAATTTCCCACGAAAAAGGTTTGCAGTTGGTGTGTACTCCAGGCAACGACGTAGAAGCCACCACGGGAAAAACCGCCGCTGGAGCCACCGTGATTTTGTTTACGACGGGCTTAGGAACGCCCACAGGAAATCCCATTTGCCCCGTGATGAAGGTGTCAACCAACTCCAAACTAGCCGAAAAAATGGTGGATGTGATTGACTTTAATTGCGGAACGGTCGTGACAGGAGAGGAAACCATCGCCCAAAATGCCGATGCCTTACTCGAAGAAATCATCGCCGTAGCAAGTGGTAAACTCACTCACGCCCAGCGCCTCGGCCAAGACGATTTCATCCCGTGGAAACGCGGCGTATCGTTATAAACTGGTAAATTGTACGATAGATTCAAAAGGGTCAGTCGGAAATTTACCGACTGACCCTTTTTTTGCTTGTCTCGAACTCCGTTTCGGGACACTTCCGGTTTAGCGTTTTCTGACGCATTTAATCACAGCTAAAAACATGATACAAAAAACAGCCACACTTTATCGAAATGCGTACGGCGGGATGTCGCGCGAAATATGGTTGCTTGCTGCCGTGATGCTCATCAACCGCTCGGGGACGATGGTCATTCCCTTCATGAGCGTTTACCTGACTCAATCACTGCATTTTACGCTTTCCGACGCGGGGCTGGTCGTAAGCTGCGCGGGTGCGGGAGGTATTTTGGGTGTCTATTTGGGAGGGAAACTGACCGATAAACTCGGCCATTATTACGTGCAATTATTCAGTTTGGCGCTGGGGGGAATGACATTTTTTGTGTTGATGCACATGCGCACAATTCCTACCCTTTGCGTTACGGCCTTCTTTCTCAATTTGGTGGGAGAGGGGTTTCGTCCCGCCAATTCCACCTCCATTGCCTTTTACAGTACGCCCGAAAACCGAACGCGGGCGTACGCGCTCAACCGTTTGGCTATCAACGTCGGCTGGGCGATAGGGCCTGCTTTGGGCGGAATTTTTGCAACGATTGGCTATAAGTACCTCTTTATTGCGGATGGCATCACCAACGTATCAGCAGCCTTGTTTTTACTGTTGTTGGTAAAAAATAGAAACAAAGCTACCGAAGAGCAAAAACATACCGAGCGAGAAGTGCCCATTAATCAATCAGCTTTTCGCGACGGAGTTTTTATGCGGATGTTGGTTTTTACGGTGCTTTTTGCCATTTGTTTTATGACATTTTTCAGCATCGTTCCCGTTTTTTGGCGTTCTGAGTTGAAAATCAAGGAAGTGTATATTGGATTGTTGCTGGGAATGAACGGGGTACTGGTAGCTGCCATCGAAATGCTGTTGATTTACCGAATTGAACGACTCCGTTCCAAACTGACCTTTATTGGCTGGGGAGTGTTGTTGTGCGGTTTGGCCTACTTATTTTTCGTTCTTTTCCCTGGAATGGTGTGGATTCTGCCCGTGGCGGTTGTCACCATTACGTTTAGCGAAATGCTGGCGATGCCGTTTTTGAATTCCCTCACCATTGAGCGCTCAACTCCCCAAAATCGCGGACAATATTCGGCTTTGTATTCAATGTGCTACTCTGTGGCGCAGGTAACGGCTCCCATATTGGGTGGACAAATCGCTACTCGTTTTGGGTTTTATACACTTTGGGGCGTGTTGGTAGCGGTATCGGTAGCGAGTTATCTGGGATTTCGGTGGGTAGAGTCGTTGATGGAAGAACGAAGCCGTGTGCTTTCTTAAAAAATAAAACCTCCCGAAAGTTTTGAACATTGTTGTACGCTTTAAAGTTAGGTACGCTCAAACAGACATTTAGTTTGATTGGTTTTTTTGTTTTGAAAATACGGTCATATTTTTGATTCTATCATCAGTAAGACAGTTATCGGCAATATTTTTGATAATTTGAGTGGAGTTCGAGATTTGCCACTTCAAGGTATCTGGCTTGAATTTAAGTTGGACAAATTGGTGAGCAAATTCTTTTCCTACCCTAATCGTTTGTCCGAAATGCGTAATTTGTCCTACTGATGATACTTTTCGAGTGTAGATTTTTTTTGCAATAAATTCATGAACTCTCTTTGAATCAAAGTCTTTACTTGAAAATACGCGTTGTTTAGTAATTAACTCAGGGAAAGCCATCGCCCTGGTTTTTCCCTCCAGCCGAGTTACTGGATACAGCTGTCGTTGAATATGAATTTGGGCATCTAGCTTGGCTTGTAATTCTTGTAAACAACGGCAAGCTTGCACTTCTGCCCAGCGTTGAGTGGTATCTTGCATTTTCTCAACGCGATTATTCATCTGTGGACAATAAGGTTTATTCCAAGTCAAATCAATATCGTGAGCGATAAGCCACAGCGCTAAAGGCGGAGTAGGTGCCCCAGCAGGACTTCCGAATGGCTCGCCATTATCTACTCTAAAACAACCTGCTTTTCCCCATTTGTTGAAAACCTCAATAAGTTTTTGCCGTATTTGGTCAATGGGCACTTGATTGATTCGGGCATAGGGGGAAAACGGGTGCTTCCAGACAAGCTCCACTTTTTTCATCCACAATGGTCAAATAACAAGCTGATTGACCATTTTCTAAGCTTAATCGTTCTTTGGCATCTACCTGCCAGATGTTATGAACCTGTGTTGATTGCCCAATTTTGGGTTCTAATTTTTAGGAACGTGGTTTGCTCATATGAGCTGACAAAAACCAACGTTGAATCGTGCGTACATGAACCACCTGAGAGCAACCATAGCGATTGACCAGGTGCATATGAATCAAGGGGCTTCCCCAATTTGGATGTAAACGTTTTAGCCAAAGAGCTCCTCGATAAATCACATCGGATCTACTGGGCGGCTTTTTGCCACAGTTCTCATATGCTGTTCGTAAATTTGATTGGGGAGTTTTTTGGTGTTTATGCCATAAGTTTCGCAGGGTAGCATAGGGAACACCTAAGTGTTCACTAATATATTTTAGTGTTTTACCTGAGGCTTTTAACTCCAGTAATGACTGCCGTATCGCTGTATTGGTCGCTTGTCCCATCGGTTGTTGCTTGTATGAGCGTATATCAAAAAACAAAAGTACTTAACTTCTTGCCGCTATAAATACTTAACTTTAAGACGTACAGCAACTTTCTGGATGTTACAACCGCTATTAATTTTGCAACCTAATCACGTGGATAGGCTTCTCTTCCATCATGGCTTTGGGCAAAAATGCCCATAAAAGCACATAAATAAAGACGACAGGTACGCCTGCAGCAAAGAAAAACGCAAGCACAAACAAAATACGAACAATCGAACGGTCGATGTCGAAATAATGCGCTAAACCTGCGGCTACACCACCGATGGCGGCTTGATTTTTTATGCGGTACAATCTGTTAGTTTCCATGGCTGTTAAATAGTTTTTGTGTTATTGTTGAATCAAAGGTACTATGTAATACCCAATAGTTGCAACTACACTCACACCAATGGAAAAAAAGCGGGACAAAGGGAGATTTTTAGGGACGAATTTTAACCGTTGATGTGTAAAAGCCCCACCGTTTGGGCATAAATATCTTGGAGCGAAATGGCTGATGGTAGCATCATTAACTGAATAGAATCGTCCAAACGGCGCGTTTCGTGCACCAATGCCCATACGTTAGGTGATTCTAATTTTTGCCATACTTCTACTTTAACTCGCTCTGAATCAATGAGGACGTATTCCTTAAAAGAGGGGATGCTGCGGTAGTATTCAAATTTTTCGCTTCTGTCGTATTGCGCTGTACTTTTAGACAAAACCTCAATGATGGTCGTGGGATTGAGCATGGTGTCAAACTGGTCATCGAGCAGCTCAAGCTTTCCACAAACAATCGTTAAATCGGGGTAGGTGTAAAATTCTTCGGTAGGGATCCATAGCCGAAAGTCTTGAGAAAAATGCTGGCAACGAGAGTTCTTGAGGCGAACTCCTATCTCTACGCTTAAATTTGCGCTCACACGATTATGATTGCGTGACGCCCCCGCCATCAACGTGATTGTACCTCGATGGTACTCACTTTTGAATTCAGCAGCGCGTTCCCATTGCAAATAATCATCGGGCGAGAGTATTTTTTCAACGGCAGACATAACTTTTAAGGCATTGTTTACAACAAAAATACGATAATTCCCCTATCACCGCACTATATTTGCAGCAAGACAAGTCAAAGTGGTGCTAGTCACCCGATTATTCACTCACCGAGGCGGTTCGCCGCTCCAGTTTAACGATACGCTATAGTTAGAATGAAAGTCCTCAAGTTTGGCGGCACTTCGTGCGGCACAGTCGAAAGTATCCAGCAAGTCATCCAGATTTTACAAGATAATATTGCAAAAGGCGAACGCATTGCCGTGGTGTACTCGGCAATGGGGGGCGTCACGAATAAACTGATTGAAATCGGGCGCATGGCGTCCACGGGAAATACCGATTATTATGATGCACTCAAAGCCCTCGAAGAACGCCACTTTACGGCCGTACGCGGGTTGATTGATATTAAAAGCCAGAGTAGTTCTATTGCAAAAGTGCGCGGATTGGTCAATGAATTGGAAGATTTGTTGAAAGGGATTTCGCTGATTCGTGAGCTATCGACGCGCACGCTCGACTTGTTGATGTCGTTTGGCGAACGCCTATCGACGACCATCATTACCGAAGCCCTCAAGGCACGCGGTGTAAACGCGGAGTTTTGTGATGCGCGCACGCTCATTCGTACCAATAATCACTTTAGCTACGCCGAAGTAGATTTTGAGGTAACCAATGCCCAAATCAAAGCGCATTTTGCCAAAACTGACGCCTTGTTGTGCATCACGGGCTTTATTGGCTCTACCGAAGACGGAATCACGACGACCCTCGGCCGCGGAGGTTCTGATTATACAGGCTCGATTTTTGGGGCGGCATTGGACGCCGAAGTGATTGAAATTTGGACGGACGTGGACGGAATGATGACCGCCGACCCGCGCAAGGTGTCAAACGCCTTCACGATTCCAACCATTACGTACGCCGAAGCGATGGAGTTAAGCCACTTTGGGGCAAAAGTGATTTATCCGCCGAGCTTACAACCTGCCTTTGCCAAGAACATTCCGATTAAAGTTCTCAATACGTTTAACACGGCTTCGGAAGGAACTACCGTGCACAACACGGCCCTAGAAACGCCCTACGCCATTACGGGGATTAGTTCGATTGACGACATCGCGTTGGTCAACGTCCAAGGAAGTGGGATGATTGGGGTGGCTGGGGTGTCGGCTCGCTTGTTTTCGGCCATGTCGCGCAATAAAATCAGCGTGATTTTGATTTCGCAGGCGTCGTCGGAGCACTCAATCTGCTTTGCGATTGACCCAAAAAATGCTGAACGAGCCAAAGATGTTCTCGACCAAGAGTTTGCGGTTGAAATTAACGCAGGCGACATCGACCGCGACGGTATTCAGATCCAACGCAACGTTTCCATCATCGCGATTGTGGGTGAAGGAATGCGCCGTAGTACGGGGGTATCGGGTAAATTGTTTACCGCCCTTGGTAAAAACGGCATCAACGTGATTGCAACTGCCCAAGGCTCTTCGGAGTTGAATATTTCGGTGGTAATTCAGAAAAACGACCTTTCGAAGGCACTTAACGCCATTCACGGAGTATTTTTCCAGTCGGAAGTACGAACGCTCAATTTGTTTGTCGTAGGTACGGGCTTAATTGGAAGTACATTTTTGAAACAACTTGCGGCGCAATCGGATTATTTGGCCAAAGAAAAGTTGTTGAAAGTCAATGTGGTAGGGTTGGCGCGTAGTAAAAAAATGTGGCTTAATCCCGAAGGAATAAGCTTGCAAAATTGGCAAGAAGAACTGGACGAAAACGGTAAAACGACCAGCCTTTCGGCCTTTGTTCAACGCATTCGGGAGTTCAACTTACCCAACAGCGTTTTCATAGATTGTACGTCTGACAAAGACATTATTCAATATTATTTCCCGTTGCTCGATGCGAGCGTGTCGGTAGTAACGCCCAACAAAGTGGCTAATTCGAGCAGCTACGCGGAGTACCGTCGTTTGCAACAAACGGCCGTTCGGAAGGGTGTTAAGTTTTTGTACGAAACCAACGTAGGTGCTGGTTTGCCCATCATCAACACGATTCAAGGGTTGATGTCGAGTGGGGATAAGTTTGTCAAAATTGAGGCGATTTTATCAGGAACGTTGTCGTTTATCTTCAACAGTTTTGTGGAAGGTACTCGTTTTGTGGACATCGTTGGTGAGGCCAAAGAAAAAGGTTACACCGAACCCGACCCACGCGACGATTTGAGTGGCTTGGACGTAGCGCGCAAAATCTTGATTTTGGCACGGGAAACGGGCATTGCACTCGAAATGAGCGATATTCAAATTGCCCCAATTTTGCCCGAAAACTGTTTACAAGCGCCCACCGTCGATGCGTTTTTTAAGGAAGTAGAAGGTTCGGATGCGTATTTCGCGAATTTGCTCAACGAGGCCGTCGCCAAAGGTGAAAAGCTTCGCTACATTGCCACCCTCGAAAATGGCAAAGCCACGCTTCAACTTCGCACGGTGGATGCTGACCATCCGTTTTATTCGCTTTCAGGTGCCGACAACATCGTCTCGTTTACAACTGAGCGTTATAACACCCGCCCGCTCGTGGTGAAAGGCCCAGGTGCAGGGGCAGAAGTAACGGCCTCTGGTGTGTTTGCCGACGTAATGAGTATCAGTAGTTATTTGGCGTAACCGTACCGCTTTCTTACTTCGGTTTTGAGAAACCTCAGGCACAGAGCGTGTTGCTGGTTTCTCAAAACCAGCCTGTTGGTATCGAGGTTTATGCGGCATTGGGTTTTGAGAAACCCTTACTTCGGTTTTGAGAAACCTCAGGCACAGTGCGTGTTGCTGGTTTCTCAAAACCAGCCTGTTGGTATCGAGGTTTATGCAGCGTTGGGTTTTGAGAAACCCTTACTTCGGTTTTGAGAAACCTCAGGCACAGTGCGTGTTGCTGGTTTCTCAAAACCAGCCTGTTGGTAGTGAGGTTTGTGCGGCATTGGGTTTTGAGAAACCCTTACTTCGGTTTTGAGAAACCTCAGGCACGGCCATGTGGAAACCTCAGGTATTTATAAACCCTTTCGCAGATAAATAGCTTTTAAATGGGCATTCTTCCACTTCTTATCGGCAAAGTCAAATACTTTTTTGTCCATCGTTAATTCAAAAGAGTCGGAGTTAATCCGTTCTAAATGAGTAACGGTGCCTATCTTTTCTTTGTTTGTGAGTAACTTATCAATCAGCTTGATACTTCGGCCGTTTTGTATTTCGTACGTAAATCCTTCAAAAACAGGTTGGTAAAAGTGAAGGAAATAGGCACGATTCGCCAATGAAGTTGAGTCAATGGATTGGTGTGGGAAGTTAAAATTAATGCTGGGGTAGGCAGTTTGATTACTCGTGTGTGGTCTTATTTCAGCGTTATACAAAGAACCTGTTGGGGTAAACATGGGAAGTGATGTAGATTGGTTAGGTGCGTAATAACGTGCAGTTAATTCCTTCAAAAAATCAGCCGAACGCACTCCATCGTTGTTTAAATCTACAGGTGTGTCAGAGGAAATAGACGTAAGTGTGTACCATCCTCCTAGGGTATTGATAGGTGGGTGGGAATCGCTAAGGCAACTTTGTAGGACGAGGGATACGAGCAAAATAAGGATAAGGTTTTTCATAAGATGTTGATTTTTTGAGATTATAGCTTTGCTCGGTCGAGTGCTTCTGTTAGTTCTTGGGGTTTTTGAGTCCCAATTAGGAGCTTTTTAGGAGTTAAAAATTCAAGTTGGAGCCCATAATCGCCATCTACGTTGTAGGCTGTTCCTTTTCCAAATAGGCTAATTCGAACTCCCCAACCTCCAAAATCCCCAATGGGAGAGTATTGTTTTACGTAGCATTTACGTATTGAACCCCAAGGGTAATGTTTAAATGAAAGATGAAATGGGAAAAAGCGTACGTAAATTCCGCTTGGTTTAATGATGGTTTCGAGTTCTAAATAATAGAAAAAAGCAAGAAAAAACGCCATAATAAAGAGGCCAATTACGTACCCTTCGTTGCTCAATGGATTGTCTCCGAGTGGAGTACCGCCTATTATTTGCATCAAAAAGGTACCAACAAAGATAAAACCAACCCCCAAAAGAATCACCCAAAGCCACCATTGGGTAAATTTTTGTTTTTCGTGAAAAAGGATTTTGTCTTGCATGGTTTTGTTTTTAAAGGTGTCTAGCCGTGCAGCTGGTTTCTCAAAACCAGCCTATTGGTAGCGAAGTTTGTGCGGCATTGGGTTTTGAGAAACCCTTACTTCGGTTTTGAGAAACCTCAGGCACGGCCCGTGTGCGCGTGCAGCTGGTTTCTCAAAATTAGCTTGTTACAGCCTCTCTTTTCATTCTTTTCAGGATTTTTTTTGTGGTATAAGCTGCCCATGGAAAAGTCCTCGAAAAACGACGGCTTGTAGAATACTTGCGACGAGGGGTAAGATTGTTAAAAATAAGCGCTACTACCAACAGAATAAACACACCCGAAGCGACGGGCGATAAAACAAACCAATAACCCAAGTGCTTGATTTTTTCTGAACCAATGACCGCAATCAATGCTGTGGCGCCACCAGGTGGGTGCAAGGTCTTGGTGACTTGCATACACAGGATGGATAAAGAAACTGCCAAAGGGGCTGTCAGCCAGATGATATTGGGGAATACTTGAAAGATTGTTACACCTAAAATAGCCGAGATAATATGTCCACCAACTAAGTTGCGAGGCTGCGCCAATGGACTTTGAATAGCTCCAAAAATCAAAACGGAGGAGGCGCCAAACGACCCGATTAAAAACAAATTATCGGCGTCGGAAAGGGTTGTTTGCAAGAGTGCAATGAGTCCAATTCCTAAAAAAGCACCAGTAAACGACCAAAAATTTTCGACCGAATCAACCAGCGTTTCTTTATATACAATGTACTTGGCTATTCTGTAGCCTCTTCTAATTTTTGACTTTACCATCTTTGGAATACAACTTATGAGTGGTGCTACGACGTGCGGAATTCGTAGCAAATCTGATATGACTGCAAATATCAAAAAGTTGTACCAAATTTCAGTAGGCTATTTTTTTACGGCACGAATACACATAAAAGCGGGGAACTCATTGAGCTCCTTGAAATGCTTGGGGTCGAGGGCTTCAAACTCGGGGGTGGGTTTGGGTTCTACGAGTTTATCAATGTAAAAACCATTGTCGGTTAACGGGGCGATGCACTCGTTTAGAGGTCGTCGAAAACTGTTGATTTCCACAGATTGCCCAAACCCTTTCCAAACACATTTGACGTGCTCAACGTCAAAATAGTTGGTCGATTTGAAATAATTGTACTCAAAAAACGGGTGCTCTATCGATACCACAAGGAGCCCTTGAGGCGTTAAGACACGGCAAAATTCTTGTATCGTAAGCGTCCAATCAGGCAGATAATGCAAAGCTAAGGCACAAAGAACAATATCGAACGAGCCATTGGAGAGTTGCTCGAAGGGCGTGGCCAGGTCATGAACGTAGAAGCTGTCTTGGTGCTGGGGATTGCGTTGTTTGGCCAAAGAAATCATCGTAGGACTGAGGTCAAATCCCGTCACTTCAGCACCTTGTGCCAGCAGCAGCTCGGCGTATTTTCCTGGACCACAGGCTGCATCTAAAACCTTCTTACCTGTCACATCGGGCAGTAAACTAAGTGTATTAGGACGGTCGTAGTGCGCGTTATGGGGCTTGTATTCAATTAGTTCGCTGTATTTGACAGCCATTTGTTCGTAGGCCTGTAAAATGAGGTCTTTCATGGGCTGTTATAGAAATGAAATACGAAAGATAAAGCTATATTCCACCAGTGATGTCAATAAAAGCCCCCGTAGTGAAGGACGCTTCGTCAGAAAGAAGCCACAAAATCGCATTGGCAATTTCTTCGGATGTCCCTCCCCGTTTCAAAGGAATAATCGCTTTGAGACGATCAACTCGGTGAGGTTCGCCGCCACTGGCGTGAATGTCGGTGTATATAAAACCAGGTCGAACAGCGTTTACCCGAATTCCTTCACCTGCCAACTCTTTGGCGAGTCCTACGGTAAAAGAGTCAATAGCACCTTTGGAGGCGGCATAGTCCACGTATTCGTTGGGAGAGCCCGTACGAGCAGCAACAGAGGATACATTGACAATTGCTCCACCTGTTCCGCCGTGTTTGGTGGACATCCGCTTGATGGCTTCTCGTGCGCAAATAAAACTTCCTACGACGTTGTGGTTAAAAATTCGCAGAAGGCGGTCGGATGTGATGCCTTCCACCCTCGACTGGGTTTCTAAAATTCCTGCATTATTGACTAAAGCCGTGAGTCGGCCCAAGTCCTTATCAAGTTGCTCAAATAGCCCGACGACTTCGTTTTCTTTGGAAATATCAGCCTGTAATGCGATGGCTTTGCCTCCGTTTTCTTGGATGGTATCT contains:
- a CDS encoding Uma2 family endonuclease, whose protein sequence is MSAVEKILSPDDYLQWERAAEFKSEYHRGTITLMAGASRNHNRVSANLSVEIGVRLKNSRCQHFSQDFRLWIPTEEFYTYPDLTIVCGKLELLDDQFDTMLNPTTIIEVLSKSTAQYDRSEKFEYYRSIPSFKEYVLIDSERVKVEVWQKLESPNVWALVHETRRLDDSIQLMMLPSAISLQDIYAQTVGLLHING
- a CDS encoding class I SAM-dependent methyltransferase; translated protein: MKDLILQAYEQMAVKYSELIEYKPHNAHYDRPNTLSLLPDVTGKKVLDAACGPGKYAELLLAQGAEVTGFDLSPTMISLAKQRNPQHQDSFYVHDLATPFEQLSNGSFDIVLCALALHYLPDWTLTIQEFCRVLTPQGLLVVSIEHPFFEYNYFKSTNYFDVEHVKCVWKGFGQSVEINSFRRPLNECIAPLTDNGFYIDKLVEPKPTPEFEALDPKHFKELNEFPAFMCIRAVKK
- a CDS encoding HPP family protein, whose translation is MVKSKIRRGYRIAKYIVYKETLVDSVENFWSFTGAFLGIGLIALLQTTLSDADNLFLIGSFGASSVLIFGAIQSPLAQPRNLVGGHIISAILGVTIFQVFPNIIWLTAPLAVSLSILCMQVTKTLHPPGGATALIAVIGSEKIKHLGYWFVLSPVASGVFILLVVALIFNNLTPRRKYSTSRRFSRTFPWAAYTTKKILKRMKREAVTS
- the thrA gene encoding bifunctional aspartate kinase/homoserine dehydrogenase I; protein product: MKVLKFGGTSCGTVESIQQVIQILQDNIAKGERIAVVYSAMGGVTNKLIEIGRMASTGNTDYYDALKALEERHFTAVRGLIDIKSQSSSIAKVRGLVNELEDLLKGISLIRELSTRTLDLLMSFGERLSTTIITEALKARGVNAEFCDARTLIRTNNHFSYAEVDFEVTNAQIKAHFAKTDALLCITGFIGSTEDGITTTLGRGGSDYTGSIFGAALDAEVIEIWTDVDGMMTADPRKVSNAFTIPTITYAEAMELSHFGAKVIYPPSLQPAFAKNIPIKVLNTFNTASEGTTVHNTALETPYAITGISSIDDIALVNVQGSGMIGVAGVSARLFSAMSRNKISVILISQASSEHSICFAIDPKNAERAKDVLDQEFAVEINAGDIDRDGIQIQRNVSIIAIVGEGMRRSTGVSGKLFTALGKNGINVIATAQGSSELNISVVIQKNDLSKALNAIHGVFFQSEVRTLNLFVVGTGLIGSTFLKQLAAQSDYLAKEKLLKVNVVGLARSKKMWLNPEGISLQNWQEELDENGKTTSLSAFVQRIREFNLPNSVFIDCTSDKDIIQYYFPLLDASVSVVTPNKVANSSSYAEYRRLQQTAVRKGVKFLYETNVGAGLPIINTIQGLMSSGDKFVKIEAILSGTLSFIFNSFVEGTRFVDIVGEAKEKGYTEPDPRDDLSGLDVARKILILARETGIALEMSDIQIAPILPENCLQAPTVDAFFKEVEGSDAYFANLLNEAVAKGEKLRYIATLENGKATLQLRTVDADHPFYSLSGADNIVSFTTERYNTRPLVVKGPGAGAEVTASGVFADVMSISSYLA
- a CDS encoding MFS transporter, with amino-acid sequence MIQKTATLYRNAYGGMSREIWLLAAVMLINRSGTMVIPFMSVYLTQSLHFTLSDAGLVVSCAGAGGILGVYLGGKLTDKLGHYYVQLFSLALGGMTFFVLMHMRTIPTLCVTAFFLNLVGEGFRPANSTSIAFYSTPENRTRAYALNRLAINVGWAIGPALGGIFATIGYKYLFIADGITNVSAALFLLLLVKNRNKATEEQKHTEREVPINQSAFRDGVFMRMLVFTVLFAICFMTFFSIVPVFWRSELKIKEVYIGLLLGMNGVLVAAIEMLLIYRIERLRSKLTFIGWGVLLCGLAYLFFVLFPGMVWILPVAVVTITFSEMLAMPFLNSLTIERSTPQNRGQYSALYSMCYSVAQVTAPILGGQIATRFGFYTLWGVLVAVSVASYLGFRWVESLMEERSRVLS
- a CDS encoding PspC domain-containing protein, whose translation is METNRLYRIKNQAAIGGVAAGLAHYFDIDRSIVRILFVLAFFFAAGVPVVFIYVLLWAFLPKAMMEEKPIHVIRLQN
- a CDS encoding DUF6141 family protein, with the protein product MQDKILFHEKQKFTQWWLWVILLGVGFIFVGTFLMQIIGGTPLGDNPLSNEGYVIGLFIMAFFLAFFYYLELETIIKPSGIYVRFFPFHLSFKHYPWGSIRKCYVKQYSPIGDFGGWGVRISLFGKGTAYNVDGDYGLQLEFLTPKKLLIGTQKPQELTEALDRAKL
- a CDS encoding SDR family oxidoreductase codes for the protein MDKIALITGGSRGIGAATALLAAQRGYRVCINYYKNTDAAFRVVDTIQENGGKAIALQADISKENEVVGLFEQLDKDLGRLTALVNNAGILETQSRVEGITSDRLLRIFNHNVVGSFICAREAIKRMSTKHGGTGGAIVNVSSVAARTGSPNEYVDYAASKGAIDSFTVGLAKELAGEGIRVNAVRPGFIYTDIHASGGEPHRVDRLKAIIPLKRGGTSEEIANAILWLLSDEASFTTGAFIDITGGI